The region GTCAGGGCGCGTTGATCGCCTGGGTGTTTTTCATGCTGTTTGCTTTATCCATGACCGCGGTCACATTGGCAATCGCCGCCGCAGGAACCGGCATCGAACAAGCGCTGATCCTAGCGATCTCCGCCCTGTCAACAACTGGACCCTTGGTGCAAGCCGCCTCTGAGGTCCCCATTGAAATTTTGGCACTGGGCCCTTGGGTGAAATTGGTTTTATGTGTGGCGATGATTTTGGGGCGGCTTGAAACTCTGGCAATTATTGCGCTTTTGTCGCCCAATCTATGGCGCAAATAGCGAAAATTCGCTTTCTGAATACGGCTTTTGGACTGTTTTAGGGCTGGCATAATGTGGCCCGGCGTACCATACTCTGATCCAGACAAACTGCACCCGTGGCAAAAAACAAGAAAAAAGGTGAACAAGCTATGGCTTCGGATCGACAGAACCTTCAGGATGCATTCCTGAACCATGTACGCAAGACCAAGGTTCCGGTCACAATCTTCCTTATTAATGGCGTGAAATTGCAGGGTGTTATCACCTGGTTTGACAATTTCTGTGTGCTGTTGCGTCGCGATGGACAAAGCCAAT is a window of Cognatishimia sp. WU-CL00825 DNA encoding:
- the hfq gene encoding RNA chaperone Hfq; amino-acid sequence: MASDRQNLQDAFLNHVRKTKVPVTIFLINGVKLQGVITWFDNFCVLLRRDGQSQLVYKHAISTIMPAQPISLYEGEDAS